A region of Toxotes jaculatrix isolate fToxJac2 chromosome 23, fToxJac2.pri, whole genome shotgun sequence DNA encodes the following proteins:
- the LOC121176864 gene encoding E3 ubiquitin-protein ligase TRIM21-like, which produces MSLQVCYCGWSKVTSYKGLRIHQGKMGCTPRGMGIPESEQFRFNSYVPKFTYMVPPIQLEEPVMDRSFQVCHNGWDESTSNQGWRMNQQSCRLKEESIPEREELIWRNSQENDSRPVKSTPVKKENVPVSPNLFTQMSPESTEASVIKIIKSLIENQQLSAQMRDSFDRSHRALEFSTDAQPLIKPVPQPLTAQMYPPAAEVTVKETNKPFFETPQRSHQTAAKSDKARRALDFSSGAEQAQQMLDLFHCHAGEQSMLHPVNHFVEQEVSVPPTTTAQETAVHPTETEREKEKEKEREAQKLLKAKQDRRRAEFQQKIQIREQKLAEVRLSAKSCKGSLDAEWLEINNVFTEVMKVVEDARQKALQPLEERRQKVKREAKDLVQKLETEIAKLKSTIDELDKNPDMQDELRDWKNASVDTSFSFGTLRTTTSAMMEQIHLKLEKLSSVELKRIPTFAVDVQLDPTTAHQCLVLSEDGKEVRDGGKNQKVPDTPDRFDTYGSVLGLNSLTSGRSYWEVEVSNKTGWDLGVARGDANRKGKLSLNPDNGYWVTVHYEDEKYAALTAPPVSLSLTEKPRNVGVFVDYEEGLVSFYDVTAQSHIYSFTECWFRDEIFPYFSPHLKQNEKNSDPLIISAVKKQ; this is translated from the exons ATGAGTCTCCAGGTTTGCTACTGTGGCTGGTCCAAAGTGACGAGCTACAAGGGCCTGAGAATTCACCAAGGGAAGATGGGATGCACGCCAAGGGGAATGGGGATCCCTGAGAGCGAGCAATTCAGATTTAACAGTTACGTTCCTAAATTCACCTACATGGTACCTCCAATCCAACTGGAGGAGCCTGTGATGGACAGGAGCTTCCAGGTTTGCCACAATGGCTGGGACGAATCTACGTCCAACCAGGGATGGAGAATGAatcagcagagctgcaggctgAAGGAAGAGAGCATCCCAGAGCGGGAAGAGCTCATCTGGAGAAATTCTCAAGAAAATGACAGCAGACCAGTTAAGAGTACTCCAGTCAAGAAGGAG AATGTGCCCGTGTCTCCAAACCTCTTCACCCAGATGAGCCCTGAGTCCACAGAAGCCTCAGTCATCAAGATCATCAAATCAT TGATTGAAaatcagcagctctctgcacAAATGCGTGACAGCTTTGACAGATCTCATCGAGCACTCGAGTTCAGCACTGATGCACAG CCCCTCATCAAGCCGGTGCCACAGCCCCTCACCGCCCAAATGTATCCTCCAGCTGCAGAGGTTACTGTGAAGGAGACAAACAAACCAT TCTTCGAGACTCCTCAGCGTTCTCATCAAACCGCCGCCAAATCGGACAAAGCTCGTCGAGCGCTTGATTTCTCCTCCGGTGCAGAGCAAGCACAGCAGATGCTGGACTTGTTTCACTGTCATGCTGGGGAGCAAAGCATGCTTCATCCTGTGAATCACTTT GTGGAGCAAGAGGTCTCGGTGCCTCCAACAACCACAGCTCAGGAAACAGCAGTCCATCCTAcggagacagaaagggagaaagaaaaggagaaagagagggaggctCAAAAACTACTAAAG GCAAAACAAGACCGCAGGAGGGCTGAGTTCCAGCAGAAAATTCAAATCAGGGAACAAAAGTTGGCCGAAGTCAGATTATCAGCAAAAAGCTGCAAG GGCAGCTTGGATGCTGAGTGGCTAGAGATCAACAATGTGTTCACCGAGGTGATGAAAGTTGTGGAGGATGCTCGGCAGAAAGCCCTTCAGCCTCTGGAGGAGAG GAGACAGAAAGTAAAGAGAGAAGCAAAAGATCTGGTCCagaagctggaaacagaaaTTGCTAAACTCAAAAGCACCATCGATGAGTTGGACAAAAACCCAGACATGCAG GATGAACTTAGAGACTGGAAAAACGCGAGCGTCGACACTTCATTCTCCTTCGGTACCCTCAGAACTACAACTTCAGCCATGATGGAACAAATTCACCTGAAACTTGAGAAACTCTCGTCTGTTG AACTCAAGAGAATTCCCACatttgcag TGGACGTACAGCTGGACCCAACTACTGCGCACCAGTGCCTTGTTCTTTCTGAGGATGGGAAGGAAGTGAGAGATGGCGGAAAGAACCAGAAAGTTCCTGACACCCCTGACAGATTTGACACGTATGGCAGCGTCCTGGGGCTCAACAGCTTGACCTCAGGGAGATCATACTGGGAGGTGGAGGTCAGCAACAAGACCGGGTGGGACCTCGGTGTGGCAAGAGGCGATGCAAACCGAAAGGGGAAGCTCTCACTGAACCCAGACAACGGCTACTGGGTGACCGTACATTACGAAGACGAAAAGTACGCAGCCCTGACAGCGCCACCTGTCAGTCTTTCCCTGACAGAGAAACCTCGGAACGTGGGAGTGTTTGTGGACTACGAGGAAGGTCTCGTGTCCTTCTACGATGTGACTGCTCAGTCTCACATCTACTCGTTTACTGAGTGTTGGTTCAGGGATGAGATCTTCCCATATTTCAGTCCGCATCTTAAACAAAACGAGAAAAATTCAGATCCTCTCATTATCTCCGCTGTAAAAAAGCAGTAG
- the LOC121176870 gene encoding complement C1q-like protein 2 encodes MSLIVCLLVFLCCDLNSGQPENDIQSEPVCHDSCFLQKELAAMKEKMEAMETMLKNSEPRLTSCESQILELKNQASMNVMFSAAVGGTGSTGPFNTDTTLIHGKVITNIGGAYSPFTGVFTAPVAGVYYFSIFYHAGGDHEGKLHLYKNDQLIIMTHDQISHSDGADNGGNAVFLQLQRGDQVFVQLAANSHVWGNGQHTTFNGFLVSQM; translated from the exons ATGAGTCTTATTGTTTGTCTGTtggtttttctctgctgtgacctgaATTCAGGCCAGCCCGAGAATGACATTCAAAGCGAGCCTGTCTGCCATGATTCCTGCTTTCTTCAGAAAGAGCTTGCTGCCATGAAGGAAAAAATGGAAGCAATGGAAACTATGCTGAAAAACAGTGAACCCAGGCTCACCAGCTGCGAAAGCCAAATTCTGGAGCTGAAAAATCAAG CAAGCATGAATGTGATGTTCAGTGCAGCAGTAGGAGGAACTGGAAGCACTGGACCcttcaacacagacacaacttTAATCCACGGAAAAGTTATTACAAACATCGGTGGTGCTTACAGTCCATTCACAG GTGTATTTACTGCACCTGTTGCAGGCGTTTATTACTTTAGCATCTTCTATCATGCTGGAGGAGACCATGAGGGAAAGCTGCATCTCTACAAGAATGACCAGCTGATCATTATGACCCATGATCAGATATCACACTCTGATGGAGCTGATAATGGAGGAAATGCAGtgttcctgcagctgcagcgaGGGGACCAAGTGTTTGTCCAACTGGCTGCAAATTCACATGTTTGGGGAAATGGCCAACACACAACGTTCAATGGTTTCTTGGTctctcaaatgtaa
- the LOC121177468 gene encoding cerebellin-4-like codes for MSGNVQKQLEFRRLSNTQTSLKMNFLLLFFVSLFCGLTLTQDADSATKTEKTSEAQFSCSPDVCSFMQEFGAMREKLGVIETKLKESESQIVELKNKERNKVVFSAATGGNGAIGPFNTDTTIIFKTVITNIGSAYNQFTGIFTAPVAGIYHFSFFYHAGGSHPVSLNLILNNQAVVTTYDHRTSHDGADNGGNAVFLQLQQGDQVYIRLGANTNVWGNDAITTFNGALLSQV; via the exons ATGTCGGGAAAtg TACAAAAGCAGCTAGAGTTCAGGAGACtgagcaacacacaaacaagcttgAAGatgaattttcttcttttattttttgtgtcgCTGTTCTGTGGCCTGACTTTGACCCAGGATGCTGATAGTGctactaaaacagaaaaaactagTGAAGCACAGTTTTCGTGCTCTCCTGACGTGTGTAGTTTCATGCAAGAGTTTGGTGCCATGAGAGAAAAGCTGGGAGTTATAGAAACCAAGCTGAAGGAAAGTGAAAGCCAGATTGTTGAACTGAAGAACAAAG AAAGAAACAAGGTGGTATTCAGTGCAGCAACAGGTGGGAATGGAGCCATTGGTCCCTTCAATACAGACACAACTATAATCTTCAAGACGGTGATAACAAATATCGGCAGTGCCTACAATCAGTTCACGG GTATCTTCACTGCACCTGTCGCAGGTATTTACCACTTCTCCTTCTTTTATCACGCTGGAGGATCACACCCAGTATCTCTAAACCTCATCCTGAACAACCAGGCTGTTGTGACGACCTATGACCACAGAACGTCACATGATGGGGCGGATAACGGAGGCAACGCCGtgttcctgcagctgcagcaaggGGACCAGGTGTATATACGTTTGGGTGCAAATACAAACGTGTGGGGAAATGATGCCATTACCACTTTCAATGGTGCTCTGCTCAGCCAAGTTTGA